In Nodosilinea sp. PGN35, the genomic stretch ATTGCCGCCGCCCTGGCCACCATCCGCGCCGCGTTGGATGCGCCTCCCGCCTTCGACCCAGCTACGTCCCGGCGGGTGTTTACCCTGGCCACCTCCGACTATTTCGCCAGCCAACTGCTGCCCCGGCTGCTGGCGGTGCTGATCCACGAAGCGCCCCACATCGACCTGCGCGTCGTTGCCGTGGAAAAAGACTCCCTGGTTGAGCTGCTGGAGGGCAACAGTGCCGATGTCGCTTTGGGAACCTTCTCAGCCCTGCCGGGTCACATCCTGGCCAAAACCCTGTTTACCGTGGGCTTTGTGGGGGTCTGCCGCCGCCACCACCCCGCCCTGGCCGGGGGGAACATCTCCCTACAGCAGTTTGTGGCCTTTCCCCACGCCCTGTTTACCCTCCGCCGCGACGCCACCGGCTTTGTGGACGAAGTTCTGGCTGAGCAGGGGTTACAGCGACGTATTGGGCTAACGGTGCCCTACTGGTTTGCGCTGCCCACGGCGATCGCCGCCTCCGACCTGCTGGCCGCCATTCCCTCCTCCTTAGGAGAGCACTTTACCCGCTACTACCCGGTGGTGTGTTTTGACATTCCCCTGGCGCTGCCCTCCTGGGGGGTAGCGCTGGCCTGGAGTAAGCTCAACGACAGCGACCCCGCCAACCTGTGGCTGCGGCAAACCATTCGAGACGTCTGTCAAGATCTGGGTAGTATGGAGCTGTAGTCAGTCTGATGAGGACAGTTTCCCTAGGAACGTTCCAAGGTTTGAACGTTGTGACTGAGGCTATACAAAATCTAGACCTGTAGATGACTAGCAATTTTCCCGCCACTTGCAGCGCAGCGGTGGCGCAAACCCTGGCCCAGGCGCAGATGCCGGGGGCGGCGATCGCCCTCCGCATCGATGGCCAACCCTGGTTCAATCTTGGCGTTGGCCATCGAGACATTCCCCAAACCCAGCCCCTGCCTGAGCAGGCCAGCTTCTATATCTACAGCGTCACCAAGACTCTCCTGGCGGCGGCAGTGCTGCACCAGGTCAGCCAGGGACGGCTGGATCTCGATGCCCCCCTCCAACACGACTGGCCCGACTTCCCGGTGGCGACGCCGCTTACCCTGCGCCAAATTCTCAGCCACACCAGCGGTCTGCCCGACTACGGCGGCCTGCCCGCCTACAGCGAAGCGGTGAAGACAACGCCTGGACAACCCTGGTCTACGGATCAGTTTCTGGCGGTGATTCAGACGCGGGGCCTGCTGTTTGACCCAGGCCAAGGCTGGGCCTACTCCAACCTTGGCTATCTGGCACTCAAGCTGCTGCTTGAAAACGTCACGGGGCGATCGCTGCAGGACTGCTTAGACGAGCTGTTTTTTACCCCCCTGGCGTTGCAGCACACCTTCGTCGCCACCTGCCTGGATGACGTCAAAGGGTTAATGCCGGGCTATACCTCGACCTTTGGCGAGCCATTGCAGGATATGTCCCAGCGCTACCATCCCGGCTGGGTATCCCACGGGGTGGTAGTTTCCACCGCGTCCGAGCTGGCGGCGATGGTGGATGCCTTGCTCACCGGGCAAATTCTTGATCCCTCACTGGTGGAGCAGATGGCGCAGCCGGTGCACAGCCTGGGCCCGTACCCGCCACTCCAGAACGTGGGCTGCGGGCTGGGCCTGTTTATGGATACTGGCTCGCCCTACGGCAGAGTGATGGGGCACAACGGCGGCGGGCCGGGCTACTCGATCGCGGCCTATCACTTTTCAGCGCTGGCGGGTCGCCCCACCACTATCGCTGCGGCTACCAACCGCGAGGGCGACAACGTGGGGCTGGATGTGGCCTATGCGGTGGCTCGCGTACTGGCAGAGGCGTGACTCCTGACAACACCCATTGCTACAAATTGTGCAGCGCTGGGAATTGCGCGACCCCGATGGGCAGGATAACGCTGTGAGATCTAGCCCCCCGGATACTGCCATGAACGCCAAACGCGCCCCCCGCCGAATTTTTCCCAAAGTGAGCACCATGCCGCGCCAGCAGACTGAAGCGGCCCAGTACCTCGATATGTACAAGCTCACCGTCGAGAAAAAGCGCCTTC encodes the following:
- a CDS encoding LysR family transcriptional regulator, which gives rise to MIDLSAIDLNLLVAFEALYAEGSVTGAAQRIHIGQPAMSAALGRLRSLFADDLFVRVGREMRPTAKADAIAPQIAAALATIRAALDAPPAFDPATSRRVFTLATSDYFASQLLPRLLAVLIHEAPHIDLRVVAVEKDSLVELLEGNSADVALGTFSALPGHILAKTLFTVGFVGVCRRHHPALAGGNISLQQFVAFPHALFTLRRDATGFVDEVLAEQGLQRRIGLTVPYWFALPTAIAASDLLAAIPSSLGEHFTRYYPVVCFDIPLALPSWGVALAWSKLNDSDPANLWLRQTIRDVCQDLGSMEL
- a CDS encoding serine hydrolase, with the translated sequence MTSNFPATCSAAVAQTLAQAQMPGAAIALRIDGQPWFNLGVGHRDIPQTQPLPEQASFYIYSVTKTLLAAAVLHQVSQGRLDLDAPLQHDWPDFPVATPLTLRQILSHTSGLPDYGGLPAYSEAVKTTPGQPWSTDQFLAVIQTRGLLFDPGQGWAYSNLGYLALKLLLENVTGRSLQDCLDELFFTPLALQHTFVATCLDDVKGLMPGYTSTFGEPLQDMSQRYHPGWVSHGVVVSTASELAAMVDALLTGQILDPSLVEQMAQPVHSLGPYPPLQNVGCGLGLFMDTGSPYGRVMGHNGGGPGYSIAAYHFSALAGRPTTIAAATNREGDNVGLDVAYAVARVLAEA